The following are encoded in a window of Panicum virgatum strain AP13 chromosome 5N, P.virgatum_v5, whole genome shotgun sequence genomic DNA:
- the LOC120673848 gene encoding calcineurin B-like protein 5: MGCVPTKHAGRSPHSLDTREAVALAAETSFTVSEVEALHDLFRKISNSIIKDNLINKEEFHVALFRNTKKQNLFGDRVFDLFDQKRNGVIEFGEFVRSLSVFHPDAPEEQKVAFAFKLYDLRQTGFIERIELKEMVLALLDESDLDITTDAVEMIVDRTFDQADTKGDGRIDQEEWTAFAKDNPYVLRNMTLPYLKDITMVFPSFVIHSEISEADMAA; encoded by the exons ATGGGGTGCGTACCAACAAAGCATGCTGGTCGGTCACCACATTCACTGGATACACGGGAAGCTGTGGCCCTTGCTGCCGAAACATCTT TTACAGTAAGTGAAGTTGAGGCACTACATGACCTCTTCAGGAAAATAAGTAATTCAATCATCAAAGATAATCTAATTAACAAG GAAGAATTCCACGTTGCTCTCTTTAGGAACACGAAGAAGCAAAATCTCTTTGGTGACAGG GTATTTGACTTGTTTGATCAAAAACGAAATGGTGTTATTGAGTTTGGTGAATTTGTTCGATCTCTTAGTGTGTTTCATCCAGATGCACCTGAAGAACAAAAAGTTGCAT TTGCATTTAAGTTGTATGACTTAAGACAGACAGGCTTTATTGAACGGATTGAG TTAAAGGAGATGGTGTTGGCTCTGCTGGACGAATCAGATTTGGATATTACAACTGATGCTGTCGAGATGATTGTTGATAGG ACATTTGACCAGGCTGACACAAAAGGTGATGGGAGGATCGATCAAGAAGAATGGACAGCATTTGCTAAAGATAATCCATATGTACTAAGGAATATGACCCTTCCATACCTTAA GGACATCACCATGGTATTCCCAAGCTTTGTGATTCACTCCGAAATCAGTGAAGCAGACATGGCTGCCTAA
- the LOC120675887 gene encoding aspartyl protease family protein 2-like produces the protein MAPLAALLLLLLLAASSNAAALAKPLEYHSFAATPLSPHSYTAPAAAAADEDAFGGSLAAVAAGEEEPAVRFRVVHRDAFAVNATAAELLRHRLRRDRRRAARISKAAAGGAAANGTRAGGGGGVAAPVVSGLAQGSGEYFTKIGVGTPATPALMVLDTGSDVVWLQCAPCRRCYDQSGPVFDPRRSSSYGAVGCAAPLCRRLDSGGCDLRRRACLYQVAYGDGSVTAGDFATETLTFAGGARVARVALGCGHDNEGLFVAAAGLLGLGRGSLSFPTQISRRYGRSFSYCLVDRTSSSSSSSSGTGSSPGSRSSTVTFGPAAVAPSASASFTPMVRNPRMETFYYVQLVGISVGGARVPGVAESDLRLDPSSGHGGVIVDSGTSVTRLARPAYSALRDAFRGAAAGLRLAPGGFSLFDTCYDLGGRKVVKVPTVSMHFAGGAEAALPPENYLIPVDSRGTFCFAFAGTDGGVSIIGNIQQQGFRVVFDGDGQRVGFAPKGC, from the coding sequence ATGGCGCCTCTCgcggcgctgctcctcctcctcctgctcgccgcgTCCTCCaatgccgccgcgctcgccaagCCCCTGGAGTACCACAGCTTCGCGGCCACCCCGCTCTCGCCCCACTCGTacaccgccccggccgccgccgccgccgacgaggacgcCTTCGGCggcagcctcgccgccgtcgcggcgggcgaggaggagCCCGCGGTGCGCTTCCGCGTGGTCCACCGCGACGCGTTCGCGGTGAACGCCACCGCGGCCGAGCTGCTCAGGCACCGCCTGCGGCGGGACAGGCGGCGGGCCGCGCGGATCTCgaaggcggccgccggcggcgcggcggccaacgggacgcgggccggcggcggcggaggggtcgcGGCGCCCGTGGTGTCCGGGCTCGCGCAGGGGAGCGGCGAGTACTTCACCAAGATCGGCGTGGGCACGCCCGCCACGCCGGCGCTCATGGTGCTGGACACCGGCAGCGACGTGGTGTGGCTGCAGTGCGCCCCCTGCCGCCGGTGCTACGACCAGTCGGGCCCCGTCTTCGACCCGCGTCGCTCCAGCTCGTACGGCGCCGTcggctgcgccgcgccgctgtgcCGCAGGCTCGACTCGGGCGGCTGCGACCTGCGCCGCCGGGCCTGCCTGTACCAGGTGGCCTACGGCGACGGGTCCGTGACGGCGGGCGACTTCGCCACCGAGACGCTCACCTTCGCGGGCGGCGCCCGCGTGGCGCGCGTGGCGCTCGGGTGCGGCCACGACAACGAGGGCCTGTTCGTGGCCGCCGCGGGGCTTCTGGGCCTGGGCCGCGGCAGCCTGTCGTTCCCGACCCAGATCTCCCGCCGCTACGGCCGGAGCTTCTCCTACTGCCTCGTCGACCgcacctcgtcgtcgtcgtcgtcgtcttcggGCACAGGCAGCAGCCCGGGCTCCCGCTCCTCCACCGTCACCTTCGGgccggccgccgtggcgccCTCCGCGTCGGCGTCCTTCACCCCGATGGTCCGCAACCCGCGCATGGAGACGTTCTACTACGTGCAGCTGGTCGGCATCAGCGTGGGCGGCGCGCGCGTCCCGGGCGTCGCCGAGTCGGACCTTCGCCTGGACCCCTcctcgggccacggcggcgtcatCGTGGACTCGGGCACCTCCGTCACCCGCCTCGCCCGGCCCGCCTACTCCGCGCTCCGCGACGCGttccgcggcgccgcggcggggctcCGGCTCGCCCCCGGCGGCTTCTCCCTCTTCGACACGTGCTACGACCTGGGCGGGCGCAAGGTGGTGAAGGTGCCCACGGTGTCGATGCACTTcgcgggcggcgccgaggccgccCTGCCCCCCGAGAACTACCTCATCCCCGTCGactcgaggggcaccttctgcTTCGCCTTCGCCGGCACCGACGGCGGCGTGTCCATCATCGGCAACATCCAGCAGCAGGGGTTCCGCGTGGTGTtcgacggcgacggccagcGCGTCGGGTTCGCGCCCAAGGGCTGCTGA
- the LOC120675607 gene encoding SUN domain-containing protein 5-like isoform X2, protein MSRKRREGGGGGRGAGPGGDHHGGGRGSGADAVSMDGGLREVSVSVVFSVWCLLFLLRSQFLHSQTDGPSVFYEEHGRRDSYCKVRPLEAYVLPHHNDSSPTCQPSYSPPQEAAAPPPPSNASNASSPSPEAAFVGLDEFRSRIMQGKAENDNTTGRPTGGGAAHRLEPCGAEYNYAAASKGAKVLAHNKEAKGAANILGGDKDKYLRNPCSADDKFVVIELSEETLVDTVALANLEHYSSTFRDFEVYGSMSYPTEAWELLGRFTAENAKHAQRFALPEPRWTRYLRLRLVSHYGSGFYCILSYLEVYGVDAVERMLQDFIAGAGAGAGPEADASKDRASIDAASRDARRNDSTAQQARQQVPAKLPGNGAGRNDSAAGDARNNGSRTGTASDAKLLPQGKEAKPPQAAVAAAAAAGRTHGDGVLKILMQKMRSLELGLSTLEEYTRELNQRYCAKLPDLQSGLSQMAAALEKMKADVHGLVEWKDGLAKDLDELKSWKSSVASKLDDLIRENEAMRWSLEEMRGVQETLQNKELAVLSISLFFACLALFKLACDRVLCLLAGKGKEEPEVERVCGRSSRAWMLVLASSSFTTLIVLLYN, encoded by the exons ATGAGcaggaagaggagagaaggaggcggcggcggaagaggcGCTGGGCCCGGGGGGGaccaccacggcggcggcagggggtcGGGGGCCGATGCCGTGTCCATGGACGGCGGCCTCCGCGAGGTGTCGGTCTCCGTCGTCTTCTCCGTCTggtgcctcctcttcctcctccgctccCAGTTCCTCCACAGCCAGACCGACGGCCCCTCAG TTTTCTACGAGGAGCACGGCAGGCGCGACAGCTACTGCAAGGTGAGGCCGCTGGAGGCCTACGTGCTGCCGCACCATAACGACTCCTCCCCGACGTGCCAGCCCTCCTACTCGCCGCCGCAGGAAGCCgcggccccgccgccaccgtccaACGCCAGCAacgcgtcgtcgccgtcgcctgaGGCGGCCTTCGTGGGGCTCGACGAGTTCCGGAGCCGGATCATGCAGGGCAAGGCCGAGAACGACAACACCACCGGCCGgcccacgggcggcggcgccgcgcaccGCCTGGAGCCCTGCGGCGCCGAGTACAACTACGCCGCGGCGTCCAAGGGCGCCAAGGTGCTCGCGCACAACAAGGAGGCCAAGGGCGCCGCCAACATCCTCGGCGGCGACAAGGACAAGTACCTGCGCAACCCGTGCTCCGCCGACGACAAGTTCGTCGTCATCGAGCTCTCGGAGGAGACGCTCGTGGACACCGTCGCGCTGGCCAACCTGGAGCACTACTCCTCCACCTTCAGGGACTTCGAGGTGTACGGCAGCATGAGCTACCCGACGGAGGCGTGGGAGCTGCTGGGGCGCTTCACCGCCGAGAACGCCAAGCACGCGCAGCGCTTCGCGCTGCCGGAGCCCAGGTGGACGCGCTACCTCCGCCTGCGCCTCGTCAGCCACTACGGCTCCGGGTTCTACTGCATCCTCAGCTACCTCGAGGTCTACGGCGTCGACGCCGTCGAGCGGATGCTCCAGGACTtcatcgccggcgccggcgccggcgcaggaCCCGAGGCCGACGCGTCCAAGGACCGCGCCTCCATCGACGCCGCCAGCCGGGACGCCCGCCGCAACGACTCCACCGCTCAGCAGGCGCGCCAGCAGGTCCCCGCCAAGCtgcccggcaacggcgccgggCGGAACGACAGCGCCGCGGGCGACGCCAGGAACAACGGGTCCAGGACCGGCACCGCCAGTGACGCGAAGCTGCTGCCGCAGGGCAAAGAGGCGAAACCGccgcaggcggcggtggcggcggcggcggcggcgggaaggacccacggcgacggcgtgctGAAGATCCTGATGCAGAAGATGCGGTCGCTGGAGCTGGGCCTGTCGACGCTGGAGGAGTACACGAGGGAGCTGAACCAGCGGTACTGCGCCAAGCTGCCGGACCTGCAGAGCGGGCTCTCGCAGATGGCCGCGGCGCTCGAGAAGATGAAGGCCGACGTGCACGGGCTCGTCGAGTGGAAGGACGGCCTG GCCAAGGACCTGGACGAGCTCAAGAGCTGGAAGTCCAGCGTCGCCAGCAAGCTGGACGACCTGATCAGGGAGAACGAGGCCATGAG GTGGAGCTTGGAGGAGATGCGGGGCGTGCAGGAGACGCTGCAGAACAAGGAGCTGGCGGTGCTGTCCATCAGCCTCTTCTTCGCGTGCCTGGCGCTCTTCAAGCTGGCGTGCGACCGCGTGCTCTGCCTCTTAGCCGGCAAGGGAAAGGAGGAGCCGGAGGTGGAGAGGGTGTGTGGGAGGAGCAGCAGGGCGTGGATGCTCGTGCTCGCCAGCAGCAGCTTCACCACCCTTATCGTCCTGCTCTACAACTGA
- the LOC120675607 gene encoding SUN domain-containing protein 5-like isoform X1, translated as MSRKRREGGGGGRGAGPGGDHHGGGRGSGADAVSMDGGLREVSVSVVFSVWCLLFLLRSQFLHSQTDGPSVFYEEHGRRDSYCKVRPLEAYVLPHHNDSSPTCQPSYSPPQEAAAPPPPSNASNASSPSPEAAFVGLDEFRSRIMQGKAENDNTTGRPTGGGAAHRLEPCGAEYNYAAASKGAKVLAHNKEAKGAANILGGDKDKYLRNPCSADDKFVVIELSEETLVDTVALANLEHYSSTFRDFEVYGSMSYPTEAWELLGRFTAENAKHAQRFALPEPRWTRYLRLRLVSHYGSGFYCILSYLEVYGVDAVERMLQDFIAGAGAGAGPEADASKDRASIDAASRDARRNDSTAQQARQQVPAKLPGNGAGRNDSAAGDARNNGSRTGTASDAKLLPQGKEAKPPQAAVAAAAAAGRTHGDGVLKILMQKMRSLELGLSTLEEYTRELNQRYCAKLPDLQSGLSQMAAALEKMKADVHGLVEWKDGLAKDLDELKSWKSSVASKLDDLIRENEAMRRVPWRSGECSSDLHGCGVLIGILLRGVQVELGGDAGRAGDAAEQGAGGAVHQPLLRVPGALQAGVRPRALPLSRQGKGGAGGGEGVWEEQQGVDARARQQQLHHPYRPALQLKTAYGLLGSSACSCPSSSLTQLNLSSRWLIG; from the exons ATGAGcaggaagaggagagaaggaggcggcggcggaagaggcGCTGGGCCCGGGGGGGaccaccacggcggcggcagggggtcGGGGGCCGATGCCGTGTCCATGGACGGCGGCCTCCGCGAGGTGTCGGTCTCCGTCGTCTTCTCCGTCTggtgcctcctcttcctcctccgctccCAGTTCCTCCACAGCCAGACCGACGGCCCCTCAG TTTTCTACGAGGAGCACGGCAGGCGCGACAGCTACTGCAAGGTGAGGCCGCTGGAGGCCTACGTGCTGCCGCACCATAACGACTCCTCCCCGACGTGCCAGCCCTCCTACTCGCCGCCGCAGGAAGCCgcggccccgccgccaccgtccaACGCCAGCAacgcgtcgtcgccgtcgcctgaGGCGGCCTTCGTGGGGCTCGACGAGTTCCGGAGCCGGATCATGCAGGGCAAGGCCGAGAACGACAACACCACCGGCCGgcccacgggcggcggcgccgcgcaccGCCTGGAGCCCTGCGGCGCCGAGTACAACTACGCCGCGGCGTCCAAGGGCGCCAAGGTGCTCGCGCACAACAAGGAGGCCAAGGGCGCCGCCAACATCCTCGGCGGCGACAAGGACAAGTACCTGCGCAACCCGTGCTCCGCCGACGACAAGTTCGTCGTCATCGAGCTCTCGGAGGAGACGCTCGTGGACACCGTCGCGCTGGCCAACCTGGAGCACTACTCCTCCACCTTCAGGGACTTCGAGGTGTACGGCAGCATGAGCTACCCGACGGAGGCGTGGGAGCTGCTGGGGCGCTTCACCGCCGAGAACGCCAAGCACGCGCAGCGCTTCGCGCTGCCGGAGCCCAGGTGGACGCGCTACCTCCGCCTGCGCCTCGTCAGCCACTACGGCTCCGGGTTCTACTGCATCCTCAGCTACCTCGAGGTCTACGGCGTCGACGCCGTCGAGCGGATGCTCCAGGACTtcatcgccggcgccggcgccggcgcaggaCCCGAGGCCGACGCGTCCAAGGACCGCGCCTCCATCGACGCCGCCAGCCGGGACGCCCGCCGCAACGACTCCACCGCTCAGCAGGCGCGCCAGCAGGTCCCCGCCAAGCtgcccggcaacggcgccgggCGGAACGACAGCGCCGCGGGCGACGCCAGGAACAACGGGTCCAGGACCGGCACCGCCAGTGACGCGAAGCTGCTGCCGCAGGGCAAAGAGGCGAAACCGccgcaggcggcggtggcggcggcggcggcggcgggaaggacccacggcgacggcgtgctGAAGATCCTGATGCAGAAGATGCGGTCGCTGGAGCTGGGCCTGTCGACGCTGGAGGAGTACACGAGGGAGCTGAACCAGCGGTACTGCGCCAAGCTGCCGGACCTGCAGAGCGGGCTCTCGCAGATGGCCGCGGCGCTCGAGAAGATGAAGGCCGACGTGCACGGGCTCGTCGAGTGGAAGGACGGCCTG GCCAAGGACCTGGACGAGCTCAAGAGCTGGAAGTCCAGCGTCGCCAGCAAGCTGGACGACCTGATCAGGGAGAACGAGGCCATGAGGCGAGTGCCATGGAGATCAGGCGAGTGTTCATCTGATCTTCACGGGTGTGGTGTATTGATTGGGATTCTGCTGCGGGGGGTGCAGGTGGAGCTTGGAGGAGATGCGGGGCGTGCAGGAGACGCTGCAGAACAAGGAGCTGGCGGTGCTGTCCATCAGCCTCTTCTTCGCGTGCCTGGCGCTCTTCAAGCTGGCGTGCGACCGCGTGCTCTGCCTCTTAGCCGGCAAGGGAAAGGAGGAGCCGGAGGTGGAGAGGGTGTGTGGGAGGAGCAGCAGGGCGTGGATGCTCGTGCTCGCCAGCAGCAGCTTCACCACCCTTATCGTCCTGCTCTACAACTGAAAACAGCTTATGGGTTGCTAGGTTCTTCAGCGTGTTCCTGTCCTAGTAGCTCGTTAACTCAGCTAAATCTCTCAAGTAGATGGCTCATTGGGTAG
- the LOC120675609 gene encoding uncharacterized protein LOC120675609 has product MAARLAQLRAQAARAAELASKHGCAYYKEVMEKNKQYVVQPPTVEKCQELSKQLFYTRLASLPGRYEAFWKELDGVKQVWKNRKELKVEDLGIATLFGVELYAWFCVGEIVGRGFTLTGYKV; this is encoded by the exons atggcggcgaggcTGGCGCAGCTGCGTGCGCaggcggcgcgtgcggcggagctcgcctcGAAGCACGGCTGCGCCTACTACAAGGAGGTCATGGAGAAGAACAAGCAGTACGTCGTGCAGCCCCCGACCGTCGAGAAGTGCCAGGAGCTCTCCAAGCAGCTCTTCTACACCCGCCTCGCAAG TCTACCAGGCCGCTATGAAGCATTCTGGAAGGAGCTTGATGGTGTCAAGCAGGTATGGAAGAACAGAAAGGAACTCAAGGTTGAGGACCTTGGGATTGCGACTTTATTTGGAGTCGAGCTTTATGCATGGTTCTGCGTAGGCGAGATTGTTGGCAGAGGGTTCACCTTAACCGGATATAAGGTCTAG